The nucleotide window GTGGGTAATAAGTCAAAGATTGTTGGCtttaaaacatcaacaaaacgCGACTGCAAATTGtcatgcaaatcgagacaatggttgagacgagaactgtttacaagacaGGGAACTTTAACTTTGACATACTACCCACAGTTActgtcgctgcgcatgcgtaatCGAAAGAGCGAACGGCTTTATAATGAGCAACACATAAGAAATCAGTTGGTATGAAAACCACATGTGAAGCACAAAactaacaacaacaagaagaataaaaaacacaaaacaaatgaCAGATGATGAGACAGTAGAGTTTAGCAATTTGCAAAAAAGCAATTTCAAAACGCAGCAGACCACAAAACGGGCAGACGTTTATAGTTACCGGCATTCTAGCCCTACGTCAGGTATGACGTCAcactgtccgccattttggcaATAGTTGTCCGCGCAGACGCATTGAGCACTCCAAACGCCATTGGTCTCGGTGGCGTTACAGCTCGCGTCTGGACCACAGCCGGAAGGGCAGAACTCCTCAACTCCTAGGCTGCTGATATCTGTATGGCAGAAAATGATAGAATGGTTTTCATTCACTTGAGTAAAATACCTTTTGAGTCGCAGATGTATATGGCAGTATTCAATGACACAAAAATTATAGAAAACATCTTCCAAAAGGCTCACAATGTGTGTTACTGTTACTACCAAAGTAGCAAGGTCACTAGAGTATTTGAGatattttgtacacaaccggtaattctcacctgctgacgtttcggtgtctgtcagacaccttcttcagagcttcattgtgtaaaaagaatctcaaaTACTCTATGttataccaacctgatgaaattattttcggaagcaAGGTCACTAGATTCTATAATAATTGTATATTTAGTTACAGTAACAATTATATTCTATATCTTTACGTTACGTTGGCACAATTTTCATTGATAAGACAGAGAGAAGTTTTTCATTGCCATTACTATAACCTGGCAACTCAAAGAACGAAGTACATAAAGCTTGAGAACAAGTCATGAATATCCTGACCTTCGTAAGTGAGTCTGGAGGCAGAAAATGAGTTCTGCTCCACCTTGTAGTTGCCGATGGAGAAGTCTCCGCTTTGCGTCCTGTTCTGCGCTACACTCGTGATCTCCTCAGTCGGTGCGGCGGTGCCACTTTCGAAGATGGTAGCAAACTTCACGGTCAAATTATTGCCCGGTCTGCAACACAAGTGGATGACATCTTAAGCATAATACACAGCAAAAATTACGCCTGTTTTGCCAAAGTTACATAATGAAAATACATTAATTGAAGCATCTCTTGGTAGCAATGGATCTGTAATTTAGTTTTATCCATTTACATTGAAGACAGGATGTAAAAAACACATCCCTTGGAAACTTCCTCAAGCAATGTAACCGCATCACAAGGAGtaatgcagatacatgtagctctacaaaactagagttccacgacctcatatcttcgccaaattaTTTCAACATTTATGATTGACGCATTATGGGTGTGCCTCAttgataataaatcataccagttgatcatcttgaTAACAGAaactgtccaaagtatgagcttatcaaagaagagTTATGCAAACGttaatcatcaattatgcaaatgaggtccttattggTATGGTttaattcaacaatgttcacattcacataactttgaAATGcatcaagtatgaaattgcagtcatttaccggtatggaattatagtattttctcatgaattattcaaatcatgtattcatttgtatattttttatctatcaacattcctctcttcacCAGTTACAAATCACATATACAGAGTCacaaaaagtatttcaatagtcatatcatgaaagatataaaaacaggaagctccgctgcagtgccgtgacaagccgctagggggcccaaaatctaatcaattccaggtctcatcaagacctacccacatagaAATATAAAGGTATTCCATTCAAACCTCTTTGACTTATGCTGTTCAATTacatacgcacatacatacatacatacatacacacacacacacacatacatacacacaaacgctacccaaaacataatgtTGGCGAAGATAAAAACGACTATACTTACGGGAATGATAAGACCACAACCACAGAGAAACCAGGTAAGGGCTTGAACACTGACTGGAGCTGCAGAAAGGTACAGTCAATGTtagaattttcataattttgcaaGGGCATGTACATTGAACACATTGGAGTGGACATAGAAGTTTGTATTCATCACTTGATACACTGCTTTGGTTGTATTTTATTATCATGCCATTTCTGTAATCATCCAGAAAgctgaagctggtgtgttacgcctaatggcggttataccggctatatagatacagatacagatacagatccaCCACATTACAATTCTGACTAGTACTGATGATAAGCCTTCTTTATTCTCCGATGTTACCCTTGACCATCGACGTGCTTGTAGGATGCGTGCCAACAGTACATCAGTCAAGGGTACATGGTAAAATGCACGTATTTTAAGAAGGTAAAGCGGGCaccctcaattgaggtgaagcataatgctttgtCAAGTAGCTGGTGGTagtacaatgcggcttcgccacggctcgcgtttttggccaatcATACCGAGTCACCCATACTCCTCTCGacatgtgtgttgggttcttttacgtgcagttagaaaaaaaacaataatttcCACACTTCTTTTTACAACGGATACAAGAAAAAGGTGATAACTTACCGCATCGATGCACTGTTGTTCCAACTCCCTGTATTCAGGCGACTGTGTGTCGTCTAATGCCGCTGGTCTAGTTCCACTGAGAATGACTTCGAAGGCCAGAATTGTTGTAGGTTTGCCTGTGTGATAAAAAATCAGCTGCATTACCATTCTAACGTATGTATCTGTTTTTCgtaccatttttttttacttaactgCCATATGAACACAGCACAAAGTTAGCAGGACATACGAAGTAGACATTATGATACTACAACCTATTCTTAGTAAAACATAAATCGATCATTCCTTAACTCACCAGGCCTGGCGTCGGCAAGTCTCGTAGTGGCAGGTGGGGTAATGGCAGGTCTCGTCGTGGCAGGTTCCGTAGTGGCAGGTCTCGTAGTTGTAGTTGCATTAGCTGTTGTTGCTTCAGTAGTATTTGCATCGGTGCTTGAACCTGCCGCTGTTGCGTTAGTGGTAGTGGGAAAACTCGTTGTTGCACCTTTGGTAGTAGAGTCAGTCgttgttgcgtcagtggtagttgCATCAGTCGCTGTTGTATCGGTGGTAGTTGAACGAGTCGTCGTTGCGTCAATGGTAGTTGCATCAGACGGTTTCGCAACAGTCGTTGTTGCGTCAGTGGCAATTGAAAGAATTGTTGTTGTACCGGTGGTAgttgcgtcagtggtagtttCGTCAGTTGTTGGTGCGTCAGTGGTAGTtaaaccagttgttgttgcgtcagtggtaCTTGAatcagttgttgttgcgtcagtggtagttggacgagttgttgttgcgtcagtggtacttgaaccagttgttgttgcgtcagtggtagttaaaccagttgttgttgtgtcAGTGGTAGTTGAAACAGTTGTTGTTGAGTCAGTGGTAGTTGAACCTGTTGTTGCTGCGTCAGTGGTAGCTGAACCAGTTCttgttgcgtcagtggtagttaAACCAGTTGTTATGGCGTCAGTGGTAGTTTCGTCAGTTGTTGCTGCGTCAGTTGTAGTTAAACCAGTTCTTGTTGCGCCAGTGGTAGTtaaaccagttgttgttgcgtcagtggtagttgaaccagttgttgttgcgtcactgatagcagttgttgttgcgtcagtggtagttgGAACAATTGTTGTTGCGTCAGTTGTAATTGAACCAGTTGTTGCTGTGTCAGTGGTACTTgaaccagttgttgttgcgtcagtggtagttgAACCAGTTGTTTTTGCGTCAGTGGTAGCAGTTGTTGTTGCAACAATGGTAGTTGAACCAGTTGATGTTGCCTCACTGGTagcagttgttgttgcgtcTGTTGTAGGTgaaccagttgttgttgcgtcagtgttaacagttgttgttgcgtcagtggtagCTGAACCAGTTGTTATGGCGTCGGTGGTAGTTTCGTCAGTTGTTGCTGCGTCAGTGGTAGTTAAACCAGTTCTTGTTGCGCCAGTGGTAGTTAAACCAGTTGTTGTGGCGACAATGGTAGTTgaaccagttgttgttgcgtcaggAGTAGTTAAACCAGTTGTTGTAGCTGCAGTGGTAGTTGAatcagttgttgttgcgtcagtggtacttgaaccagttgttgttgcgtcagtggtagttgaatcagttgttgttgcgtcagtggtacttgaaccagttgttgttgcgtcagtggtagtttgatcagttgttgttgcgtcagtggtagttaaaccagttgttgttgcgtcagtggtagttaAACCAGTTGTTGCTGCGTCAGTGGTAGTtaaaccagttgttgttgcgtcagtggtagttggaccagttgttgttgcgtcagtggtagttggaccagttgttgttgtgtcAGTGGTAGTTggaccagttgttgttgcgtcagtggtagttggaccagttgttgttgcgtcgGTGGTAGCtaaaccagttgttgttgcgtcagtggtagttaAACCAGatgttgttgcgtcagtggtagttaAAGCTGTTGTTTCTGCGTCAGTGGTAGTTgaaccagttgttgttgcgtcagtggtagttggaccagttgttgttgtgtcAGTGGTAGTTggaccagttgttgttgcgtcagtggtagttggaccagttgttgttgcgtcgGTGGTAGCtaaaccagttgttgttgcgtcagtggtagttaAACCAGatgttgttgcgtcagtggtagttaAAGCTGTTGTTTCTGCGTCAGTGGTAGAtaaaccagttgttgttgcgtcagtggtagttgGACGAGTTGTTGTTACGTCAGTGGTAGAtaaaccagttgttgttgcgtcaatGGTAGTTAAACCAGATGTTGTTGCGTCATTGGTAGTTGAACCAGatgttgttgcgtcagtggCAGTTGAACCAGatgttgttgcgtcagtggtagttaaaccagttgttgttgcgtcagtggAAGTTAAACCAGatgttgttgcgtcagtggtagtaggaccagttgttgttgcgtcattGGTAGTTAAACCAGTTGTTATGGCGTCAGTGGTAGTTggaccagttgttgttgcgtcagtggtagttaAACCAGTTGTTGCTGCGTCAGTGGTAGCTGAACCAGTTCTTGTTGCGTCAGTGGTAATtaaaccagttgttgttgcgtcagtggtagttgaaccagttgttgttgtgtcAGTGGTAGAtaaaccagttgttgttgcgtcagtggtagttggaccagttgttgttgcgtcagtggtagttaAACCACTTGTTGCTGCGTCAGTGGTAGTTGAACGAGTTGTTGTTACGTCAGTGGTAATTaaaccagttgttgttgtgtcAGTGGTAGAtaaaccagttgttgttgcgtcagtggtaattaaaccagttgttgttgcgtcagtggtagttgaaccagttgttgttgtttgtgcgTTTGTGGTTGTTAAAGCAACTATTTGGAGAGATAAAGAGTATATTAGTCTATTGGTAAGTGTTGGGGTTTGGAAGCCTATACatagttgttgttgcgtcagtggtagataaaccagttgttgttgcgtcaatGGTATTTGAACCAGTTTTTGTTATGTCGGTGGTAGTtaaaccagttgttgttgcgtcagtggtagtttAACCAGCtgttgttgcgtcagtggtagCAGTTGTTGTACTCATGGGTGCTGTACTCATGGATGCAACTTTGAAGTTGTCTAAAAATGATATTAACTGCAATCATTATGGATAAACTACCGACTTGAAAAATATTATTATTTCATTGTTTAAAGAACAAACCGTTAATAAAATCATAACCGTATCACAGTGATCACTTTTAGACTTTTTGAAACAAGTGCCGTACGGATGCTCAATTTATCAATGTCTACACTATGGGACGATTGGGAAAATATAGAAATACCTTTGTTTCTAACGTGCCTCCAATACAGTGTTTAATTATCATGACATACATTCGTAACGACCTGCAATGGACGTATTTTCGCGAAATAACTTGTTGTTCAGATAACGCGCTCTGAACCACTGCAATGAATGTGTTACTTAGCCTCGATAGCCTTCATTAGCGACATCTAAGTGGGCCTACATTTGATCCTCGTCGATTAATATACATGTGCATTGCATTCGAAGTGTCAGTAACACATTCATTGCAAACGTACAGAACGCGTTATCTAAACAACACCAATGATATTTCACAAAAATGTGTCCATTGCAGGCCGTTTCGTATGTATGTCATGATTTCATTTCAGGACATACTTCAATTTTATTTTGGAGTCAATACACAGCACGGCGCTAGGGGGCGCACTTACACCACTTTCTTCCTGCCACGAGAGCTATTAACCACTCGGTGTTCACGACCACAGCACACTCCCAAAATACTACATCTCAACAACGAAGTTTCGTTGCAGCACCGCTAGTTTTGTCGGCCCCtccccacctaccaaatatcattacgatCCATATACAGCttcccgagttatgctgctaataaaaaaacaaatgaacgaacgaacagacagacatacacacaatacCCCACAGTAGTACCAATAGGAAGCATCCAGTGGGCCATTCGTAAACTTGATCTTCATTTTAATAACAATTGCTCACTGACAAAAATGATTTGAACTTGCATCAGCAGATTCTTTTGTTACGCTGTTTACACTCCACCATATGCATAGCCATATCAAAAATATAAAGTTATAGTGGAGGTAATAAGTAGCGGTACTGTAGCATATGCGCAACTTCATCACATGAGAGCATATAGGGTTATTTTTTACCTTTCTTGTTGAATAAAAAGATGTATAAACATAAATTTAGGTGCAAAATGATGAAAGCAGATTTTCATAAACACACCGCATTAAGTCAAGTCGAGACGTTGGCAACAAAGGCAAAATAAACAGTTATAGATTCAATAAAGTGATACTTTTCCCCAGTAGACCAACCAAAACTTTGTGTATGCATGTTCTTATTACTTATTTTCCAAAGATATTCATGCATCGCTTGTTTGATGATTATAACACattcaagggggaggggggtagacgAGAAGCTACTCAACTTGAAGTCAATGACACGTAAATACGTTAAAAATCACTTACCACACATGACCGCTAATGACACCATGCAGACTAAAATAGTCCTCGGTTCCATGCTTAAGTGACTTGTCGAATGCTTCATCAACTTTCAGAATAGGGTTATGGTGAAGAAGAATTTGGCTTGTCCTAAACTTGTCGTAGTTGGTGCACGCTAACGGACCACTCCCTAATCCACAACATTTAAGAGATTGTCAAAGAACCTGACTCAGTTACACTGCAACGGTCGGTTGACGTCAAGCAAAGGACCCCACGTAACCCATTAATAAAAGTGCATACCTCTTATTCATGGCACCTTCTTGATTATGTTGTGACAACGTATCACTTTTCGCGTCCATTGTTACGAAAGAAAGGCGCCATGCTTTTGAAGAAAAAGCCAGTACCCTTGGATGGTTCTCTAATTACCTGGAAATATTTGCCTTGTAACGAGTGCCAACGGTCCGTGAAATCGTTTGTTCTCGCGTAGGTTTTTCACGCAAAGGTTTTTTTATTGAATTAACGATTAAGGGCTAACTAAGGTAGTGACTAAGTGTTCGAATTCTAAAGCCACCGACTTTTTGGATTAGATTAACGTCTTAGTCATTTGAGCTGCCATTACGGGTACAAAGCTACATGGAGCGATCGGATAGTTTCTATTGGTTTTGGGTAACAGAAACATTGGATTTTGTAACGGTCCTTGGTGTCAATGTAAACGTTACGTCGTCAGCTTTAACAATTAAGTTACGGATCGTACCAGCAAACAGTCACAAATGAATGTTTTCG belongs to Branchiostoma lanceolatum isolate klBraLanc5 chromosome 15, klBraLanc5.hap2, whole genome shotgun sequence and includes:
- the LOC136449362 gene encoding mucin-22-like; its protein translation is MVRYLEAEGGNLLKETTSRHMFALTTTNAQTTTTGSTTTDATTTGLITTDATTTGLSTTDTTTTGLITTDVTTTRSTTTDAATSGLTTTDATTTGPTTTDATTTGLSTTDTTTTGSTTTDATTTGLITTDATRTGSATTDAATTGLTTTDATTTGPTTTDAITTGLTTNDATTTGPTTTDATTSGLTSTDATTTGLTTTDATTSGSTATDATTSGSTTNDATTSGLTTIDATTTGLSTTDVTTTRPTTTDATTTGLSTTDAETTALTTTDATTSGLTTTDATTTGLATTDATTTGPTTTDATTTGPTTTDTTTTGPTTTDATTTGSTTTDAETTALTTTDATTSGLTTTDATTTGLATTDATTTGPTTTDATTTGPTTTDTTTTGPTTTDATTTGPTTTDATTTGLTTTDAATTGLTTTDATTTATTTGLTTPDATTTGSTTIVATTTGLTTTGATRTGLTTTDAATTDETTTDAITTGSATTDATTTVNTDATTTGSPTTDATTTATSEATSTGSTTIVATTTATTDAKTTGSTTTDATTTGSSTTDTATTGSITTDATTIVPTTTDATTTAISDATTTGSTTTDATTTGLTTTGATRTGLTTTDAATTDETTTDAITTGLTTTDATRTGSATTDAATTGSTTTDSTTTVSTTTDTTTTGLTTTDATTTGSSTTDATTTRPTTTDATTTDSSTTDATTTGLTTTDAPTTDETTTDATTTGTTTILSIATDATTTVAKPCNNEFSHYH